One window of Amaranthus tricolor cultivar Red isolate AtriRed21 chromosome 11, ASM2621246v1, whole genome shotgun sequence genomic DNA carries:
- the LOC130826455 gene encoding PKS-NRPS hybrid synthetase cheA-like, translating into MANESDYESNAKEGRSRVSCYLRFYRYGKLRGDVDNVDNAARPGSKSRSCGCKFMIVGSSRKPGERPWTVRVCPGVKGKHNHPFLVYRDGHVRARINVDIREHIRQLSATGMQPAFIMNSIRDNFPGFYASMNQIYNIRQSIRRDEMEGRTPLQHCLHMATEHNYVVWTELDNDGHLSRLLIANPTSIQMIRTWPYVVLIDTTYKTNKSKWPLCEVIGMTPTNHNFLVAFCLMRDEAAVSYSWVLQGLRDIFGSAQTPSVIVTDRDEGLSAAIRDVFPDVRHLLCTWHIGNDVENMVDKLCGGKKNQQGQIFRKSRWNPLVESATIREYEKRWEGIVSTWSVRNRRVVRYLTGTWIPLREKFVRAWTNDCLHLGNHTTSRVESQHSSFKYYLGSGNSSFDTLFKRAHAQITNQQAKIRQSLQESMTSVPRTLRQYFFRPLYRHVSLYALEQIQNEFNRMLELGDFALNKCGCVLLKTHGLPCACYLQIKIGSHGALYLDDIHEFWSTLRYTEVGDEPNEEVRNANANDKEYFQSLVDEVLKSDPAFVRRMAEVLEYELHPDGADIPEPYASPPRKGRPSTSKTMRRRKSSFEYSRSSSRGRGSRSSSRGRSSGRSSGRETQSSVGIKFSFNLSDDPGGRDFSQFPWPDYIPFMLPPYLFDWIDVLGDGNCGFRAIAVTELGGEEAWPILRRAMSMEMQMNRAQYLTLYLSHESLDESIFRVGSHTDGPAPFMHWFDAPMAFYSAATFLNIAIAFYGSSNGDSLNNCLILPLRKSQAARSVNKLIHILWVNRNHFVQLFMNDDSSPLPPIHPRWKQAADNFAKDLDTNFTTRIMLWNNLRGAPPPTNNTADDAVNLDTP; encoded by the exons atggctaacgaaagcgactatgagtcgaATGCG aaagaaggacgttccagAGTTAGTTGTTATTTAAGATTTTACCGCTATGGTAAACTTAGGGGTGATGTAGATAAtgtagataatgctgcccgacctggttctaaaagtaggagttgtgggtgtaaatttatgattgtaggaagtagtcgtaaaccaggagaaagaccttggacggtaagggtgtgtcctggtgtaaagggaaaacataaccacccgttcttggtgtacagagatggtcatgtaagggcgaggattaatgtagatattcgggagcacatacgacagcttagtgcaaccggaatgcaaccggcctttattatgaattctattagagataattttcctggtttttatgctagtatgaatcagatatataatattaggcaatcaataaggagagatgaaatggagggcaggactccccttcaacactgtcttcatatggccacagaacataattatgtggtctggacagagtTGGATAATGACGGGCACTTGAGCAGacttttaattgcaaatcctacttcaatccaaatgatacgtacgtggccgtatgttgtgctgatagatacaacgtacaaaacgaacaaatcaaagtggccactatgtgaagtcatcggaatgacgccaacaaatcacaacttcttggttgcgttttgtttgatgcgagatgaggcggctgtgtcgtactcgtgggtgctgcagggattgagagatattttcggcagtgctcagactcctagcgtcattgtaaccgatcgtgacgaaggtttatctgcagctattcgtgacgtcttcccag atgtacgTCATTTGTTATGCacctggcatattggcaacgatgttgagaacatggtggacaagttgtgcggcggcaagaaaaatcaacaagggcagatatttaggaaaagtagatggaaccccttggttgaaagtgctACAATCCGGGAATATGAAAAGAGATGGGAAGGgatcgtcagtacgtggtcggttaggaaccgaagggtcgttcggtatttgactggaacatggattccacttagagagaaatttgtgcgtgcgtggacgaatgattgtttacacttgggtaaccatactaccagcagagtggaaagccaacactcgtcttttaagtattaccttggtagcggtaatagctcattcgatacccttttcaaaagggcgcacgcacagattacaaatcaacAAGCTAAAATCCGACAatcgctacaggaatccatgacttCTGTACCAAGAACGCTACGACAGTATTTCTTTAGACCTCTATATCGCCACGTGtctctctatgccttggagcagatCCAGAATGAGTTCaaccgcatgttagaactgggtgattttgcattgaacaaatgcggttgtgtacttctaaaaacccatggattgccgtgtgcatgttatttacaaataaaaattggatcacatggtgctttgtacttggatgacattcatgaattctggagtactttgaggtacacagaggtaggagacgaaCCCAATGAAGAAGTACGAAACgcgaacgccaatgacaaagagtactttcaatctctggtcgatgaagtccttaAATCTGATCCCGCTTTTGTTCGCCGAATGGCTGAGGTACTTGAATATGAATTACACCCAGATGGTGcggatatacctgagccttacgctagtccaccgagaaagggaagaccaagcactagtaaaaccatgagaaggagaaaaagttcatttgaatatagccgatcatcttctcgtggtcgagggtctagatcttcttccCGCGGGAGATCAAGTGGCAGATCTAGTGGCCGAGAGACGCAATCTTCAGTAGGAATtaagttcagtttcaacttatccg atgatccaggaggtcgtgatttCTCACAGTTTCCATGGCCTGATTACATCCCATTCATGCTTCCTCCTTATTTGttcgactggattgatgtgttaggtgatggtaactgtggatttagagcaattgctgtcacagagctgggaggcgaggaagcatggcctattttaagacgtgctatgagtatggaaatgcaaatgaacagagcgcAATACCTAACTTTGTATCTATCTCATGAGTCACTAGACGAGTCAATATTCAGAGTAGGTTCACACACCgatggacctgctcctttcatgcactggttcgatgcaccgatggctttctactctgcagcaacgtttcttaacattgccATTGCTTTTTATGGTTCTTCTAACGGTGATTCATTAAACAACTGTTTGATTCTTCCTTTAAGAAAATCACAGGCCGCGAGAAGTGTAAATAAACTAATACATATACTTTGGGTTAatcgaaatcattttgttcaactttttatgaacgacgattcatccccTCTGCCGCCGATCCACCCACGTTGGAAACAAGCAGCTGACAATTTCGCGAAAGATCTTGACACAAATTTCACTACGAGGATTATGCTGtggaataatctacgcgggGCACCCCCACCAACAaataacaccgctgacgatgctgtaaatttagatactccatag
- the LOC130826855 gene encoding protein MAINTENANCE OF MERISTEMS-like has protein sequence MHQHIDSALISAFVERWQPDTNTFHMPWGEMTIMLHDVQRILGISIDGSLPAEPSEAEWEVGITNLVGEPLSELRRKGSFTSGCISVAELMRLCHRSHALDTQTTAYYMAVIGSTLLADKTRTGMRPHPIVVVNDDEQDVAWGAVTLAFLYRQLGMASRAGCKTIAGCLTLLQTWIYEYFPAFRPHPRRDDVPNTTRAEMWTPKKVGRELDRLISFRKVLDSMTETQVEWTPYNCGAAALLHEHPRTTVIGGITCFDVVEVYLPERALRQIGFVQSIPPAPMRPAKALRPAHGTYSVTFPSSAAAFVEAWSRFPYSGRLVEQGLRRATVPSETEPNYVEWFRVCSHPYISRDELLASGPGPGQSRSDYFAKEWASRFSPVARLPTRLADLNSRQRHALEIYLNDCRELYDQWHTE, from the exons atgcaccagcacatcgactctgctttgatatcggcgttcgtcgagaggtggcagccggatacgaacacctttcacatgccctggggagagatgacgattatgttgcacgacgtgcaacgcatattgggcatttctattgatggttctctgccggctgagccttcggaggcggagtgggaggttggtatcaccaatctggtcggcgagcctctgtctgagcttcgacgtaaaggttcattcaccagcggatgcataagcgttgctgaactgatgcggctgtgtcataggtcgcatGCCTTGGATACCCAGAccacagcgtactacatggctgtcattggctctaccttgttggcggataagaccaggactggcatgcgacctcacccgatagttGTCGTCAACGACGATGAACAGGACGTGGCTTGGGGTGCGGTGACtttggcgttcttgtacaggcagctcggaatggcatctagggctggttgcaagaccattgctggatgcctcacattgctccagacatggatctatgagtacttccccgctttccgccctcatcctcgccgagatgATGTGCCAAACacgactagggcggagatgtggacgcCGAAGAAAGTAGGTCGTGAGCTGGACAGGTTGATATCATTCCGCAAGGTTCTGGACTCAATGACTGAGACTCAG GTTGAATGGACTCCCTATAATTGTGGAGCTGCTGCATTGCTgcatgagcacccacgcaccacagtcatcgggggtatcacctgctttgatgttgtggaggtgtatttgccggagcgggcattgcgacagattgggttcgtgcaGTCTATTCCTCCAGCTCCTAtgagaccagccaaggctcttcgaccggcacacggaacctactccgtgacctttccttcttctgctgCTGCATTTGTGGAggcgtggagtaggttcccctacagtggccgccttgttgagcagggacttcgacgggctactgttccttcagagactgaacctaattacgttgaaTGGTTCAGAGTTTGCTCGCACCCGTACATATCCCGAGACGAATTGCTGGCTTCCGGTCCTGGTCCTGGTCAGAGCAGATCTGATTAC TTCGCGAAAGAATGGGCCAGTCGATTCTCTCCAGTGGCAAGACTACCTACGCGGCTTGCGGATTTGAACTCAcgtcaacgacatgcgttagaaatataccttaatgattgtagagaaTTATATGATCAATGGCATACTGAATAG